CTGTAGGAGTAGGAGGCAATTTGATTGCTCCAGCGAAAACAGGGGATTTTGAACAAATTACCTCACTTGCTCGTCAGTATGTAGAAAAAGTGCAAGAGGCAAGGGTGGGGTAATGATGAAAAAAGTGGTAACACTTGGTGAAATTATGCTTCGTCTTTCTACTAATACTGGGGAGCGTCTTTGGCAGTCAGATAAGTTGACAATGCACTATGGAGGCGGAGAAGCAAATGTGGGAATTTCACTTTCCCATTTTGGACATAATGTTTACTTCGTTAGTAAAGTACCAGATAATGCCCTTGGGCGTGGAGTTAATCGTCATCTCCAATCTCATGGAGTTTATACGGATTATGTTCTAACAGGGGGAGAAAGGTTAGGCACTTATTATCTAGAAAGTGGAGTAGGAGAGCGGAGTGCGAAGGTTACGTACGATCGAAAATACTCTAGTTTTTCTACTTTAACAATAGCGGACTTAAATTTAGAAGAGATTTTTCACGAGGCAACACTATTTCATGTTTCAGGAATCACTTTAGCTCTATCCCCTGATTTACAAGAATTAACCCTTCTAGCTTTAAAGAAGGCGAAAGAAAAAGGGATAAAAACAAGCTTTGACTTTAATTATCGTGCATCTCTTTGGAGCCAAAAAGAAGCATCTGAAGCAATTCAGCCTCTCTTACCTTATGTAGATATTTGTTTTTGTGGGGAACTGGATGCTATTCATTTACTTTCAATAGAGAAAGCAGAAGATTCTTTATCAGAAACAGATAAACTTAAATACTATTACGATAGAATCAAAGAAATGTATCCGAATATTCAGTATATAAGTTCAACTTTCCGTCATGTGATTTCTGCTTCAGTAAATACATTGCAAGGGAATTTGTATGAAGATGGAAAGCTGCATCAAAGCAGGGTCCATTACATCGACCAAATTGTGGATCGAGTTGGCGGTGGAGATGCATTTGCAGCAGGTGTACTTCATGGAATAATCAATCACTTACCTTTACAACAAATCATTTCATTTGCAACAGCTGCTTCTGCATTGAAGCATACAGTTCATGGTGACTGTAATGCTTTT
This sequence is a window from Priestia filamentosa. Protein-coding genes within it:
- a CDS encoding sugar kinase gives rise to the protein MKKVVTLGEIMLRLSTNTGERLWQSDKLTMHYGGGEANVGISLSHFGHNVYFVSKVPDNALGRGVNRHLQSHGVYTDYVLTGGERLGTYYLESGVGERSAKVTYDRKYSSFSTLTIADLNLEEIFHEATLFHVSGITLALSPDLQELTLLALKKAKEKGIKTSFDFNYRASLWSQKEASEAIQPLLPYVDICFCGELDAIHLLSIEKAEDSLSETDKLKYYYDRIKEMYPNIQYISSTFRHVISASVNTLQGNLYEDGKLHQSRVHYIDQIVDRVGGGDAFAAGVLHGIINHLPLQQIISFATAASALKHTVHGDCNAFSEEEILEFVANERGKIVR